Proteins from a single region of Candidatus Bathyarchaeota archaeon:
- a CDS encoding tetratricopeptide repeat protein produces the protein MSVKEDPIKLHKDANSLMESGKYKEAVELFEKVAQLYYKGQNFFGSAEMYYKAGECSSALKEPEKAVEFFTKSADISFAKGFERYGISALENAREAHKMLGNADKVAEITKKIDDFNKKQQQEDTGESSFSVFS, from the coding sequence ATGAGTGTTAAAGAAGACCCGATTAAGTTGCATAAAGATGCTAATTCGTTGATGGAAAGCGGCAAGTACAAAGAGGCTGTGGAGCTTTTTGAGAAGGTTGCTCAGCTTTACTATAAGGGGCAGAATTTTTTTGGTTCTGCAGAAATGTATTATAAAGCTGGTGAGTGTAGCTCTGCGCTGAAGGAGCCTGAGAAGGCTGTGGAGTTTTTCACGAAGTCTGCGGATATTTCTTTTGCGAAGGGTTTTGAGCGTTACGGCATCAGTGCGTTGGAGAATGCTCGTGAAGCGCATAAGATGTTGGGCAATGCGGATAAGGTTGCGGAAATCACCAAGAAGATTGATGATTTCAACAAGAAACAACAGCAAGAAGATACAGGCGAATCATCGTTCTCTGTGTTCTCATAA
- a CDS encoding ECF transporter S component has product MQYTPNPAQKIALATIFATLVFIVTSQIPPIPIPATSGYFNVGETTIYIAALLFGPLVGALSGGIGAALSDIYLGYAPFAPGTLLIKGIEGAIVGYLNIKLKKHIKNTTTRAIIAITIGGLEMVAGYFLYERFIIGLSLSVALAEVPINLGQMLIGLIIAIPIMHAVMRFFPQLKNQQ; this is encoded by the coding sequence ATGCAATACACCCCAAACCCAGCCCAAAAAATCGCACTAGCCACAATATTCGCAACACTCGTATTCATCGTCACATCACAAATCCCCCCCATACCCATCCCAGCCACATCAGGCTACTTCAACGTAGGAGAAACAACCATCTACATTGCAGCACTCCTCTTTGGACCACTCGTCGGCGCACTCTCAGGAGGAATCGGCGCAGCACTATCAGACATATACTTGGGCTACGCACCATTCGCACCAGGAACACTACTAATCAAAGGCATAGAAGGCGCAATCGTCGGCTACCTCAACATCAAACTCAAAAAACACATCAAAAACACAACTACACGCGCAATCATCGCCATCACCATCGGCGGACTAGAAATGGTCGCAGGATACTTCCTCTACGAACGATTCATCATTGGCTTATCACTCAGCGTTGCCCTAGCAGAAGTCCCCATAAACTTGGGCCAAATGCTCATCGGCTTAATAATCGCCATCCCCATAATGCATGCAGTAATGCGCTTCTTCCCACAACTTAAAAACCAACAATAA
- a CDS encoding AIR synthase family protein: protein MKLPPGKIPIDILKEVVFKNLGAPRNEVILGPAAGLDGAILEVGNKNAIISMDPITGAVEHIGWEAININANDIATFGVEPAFFFSCIMLPENADTKIVETISTQMHNAAKQLGIAIVGGHCESTPGLANPIVVGCMMGLTEKGKYVTAAGAKTGDKLILTKSAGIEGTAILATDRQEQLSKTFNPTILESAKAFYNQISVVKDALTAYKTGGVHAMHDPTEGGILNGIHEMADAAGLGARIFEDKITVEPETAKICRFYEIDPLQLISSGALLIAAEPDGADKIINSLSNEHIYANIIGEFNPNPNKRLLMHADDSAEILPRPVSDHLWIALSR, encoded by the coding sequence ATGAAACTCCCACCAGGAAAAATCCCCATAGACATCCTAAAAGAAGTCGTATTCAAAAACCTAGGCGCCCCAAGAAACGAAGTCATACTCGGACCAGCAGCAGGACTAGACGGCGCAATATTAGAAGTCGGCAACAAAAACGCCATAATCTCCATGGACCCCATCACAGGCGCAGTAGAACACATCGGCTGGGAAGCCATCAACATAAATGCCAACGACATCGCAACCTTCGGCGTGGAACCAGCATTTTTCTTCTCATGCATCATGCTCCCAGAAAACGCTGACACAAAAATCGTTGAAACCATAAGCACCCAAATGCACAACGCAGCAAAACAACTCGGAATAGCCATTGTCGGCGGACACTGCGAATCAACCCCAGGCCTAGCAAATCCGATTGTAGTCGGCTGCATGATGGGCTTAACAGAAAAAGGCAAATACGTCACAGCCGCAGGAGCAAAAACAGGCGACAAACTAATTTTAACCAAAAGCGCAGGAATCGAGGGCACAGCCATCCTAGCAACAGACCGCCAAGAACAACTATCCAAAACCTTCAACCCCACAATTCTGGAAAGTGCCAAAGCCTTCTACAACCAAATCAGCGTAGTAAAAGACGCACTAACAGCCTACAAAACAGGCGGAGTACACGCCATGCACGACCCAACCGAAGGAGGCATCCTAAACGGAATACATGAAATGGCAGACGCTGCAGGCTTGGGTGCACGAATTTTTGAGGATAAAATTACCGTTGAACCTGAAACCGCGAAAATCTGCAGGTTCTACGAAATTGACCCTCTCCAACTGATAAGCTCAGGCGCACTGCTAATAGCCGCTGAACCAGACGGAGCAGACAAAATAATCAACAGCTTAAGCAATGAGCACATTTACGCCAACATCATAGGCGAATTTAACCCAAACCCAAACAAGCGCCTACTGATGCATGCTGATGATTCGGCGGAGATACTGCCAAGACCTGTCTCAGACCATCTTTGGATTGCGTTGTCGCGTTGA
- a CDS encoding glycosyltransferase family 2 protein, with protein sequence MQQVDVVLLTKNSEHLLDKCLASVYRNVPIKNLIVIDGFSTDHTLAILEKFNRKYGNVLLFQMEGSRAKARTEGIRKVTTEWFMFVDSDVILCRDWFKKAQPDLTDNVGAVWGLNIDVLPNVKNRRVLALQSIVARQCFYLRGGMHDTLILRKAVEGIKIPEHLHVYEDAFIVKWIKAHGYGVAVSSDIYCLHYKPPENWNLKNGFEQAKGEVKSGLVYSHMYRYVFFYPVFFLYWCLQVPLNGFRNGSTRQRNPKMV encoded by the coding sequence ATGCAACAAGTTGACGTAGTACTGCTGACAAAAAACAGTGAACATTTGCTCGATAAGTGCTTGGCTTCAGTCTACCGAAACGTGCCCATAAAAAACCTAATAGTCATTGATGGATTCTCAACTGACCACACCCTTGCCATCTTGGAGAAATTCAATCGTAAGTACGGTAATGTTTTGCTGTTTCAGATGGAGGGTTCAAGGGCTAAGGCGCGAACAGAAGGCATACGTAAAGTAACCACGGAATGGTTCATGTTTGTTGACAGCGACGTCATACTTTGCAGGGACTGGTTCAAAAAAGCACAGCCAGATTTGACCGATAATGTGGGGGCTGTTTGGGGTTTAAACATTGATGTTCTGCCCAACGTGAAAAATAGGCGGGTTCTTGCTTTGCAGAGTATTGTTGCAAGACAATGTTTCTATTTGCGCGGTGGAATGCATGATACGTTGATTTTGCGAAAAGCTGTCGAAGGCATCAAGATTCCTGAGCATTTGCATGTTTATGAAGACGCGTTCATTGTAAAGTGGATTAAGGCACATGGCTATGGCGTTGCGGTTAGCAGCGACATCTATTGTTTGCATTATAAGCCGCCAGAGAATTGGAACTTGAAAAATGGTTTTGAGCAAGCCAAAGGTGAGGTTAAAAGCGGTTTAGTCTACTCGCATATGTATCGTTATGTGTTTTTTTATCCTGTTTTCTTCCTTTACTGGTGCTTGCAGGTACCGCTTAACGGTTTTAGGAACGGTTCAACGCGACAACGCAATCCAAAGATGGTCTGA
- a CDS encoding glycosyltransferase family 2 protein — translation MDGSVDVVLLTKNSQRMLKECVESIYQNVPVGKLIVVDGYSTDKTLQILNQFNNKYHNVKIIFDSGTRATARQKGISQVSTDWFLFVDSDVVLCKDWYKKAQKFVTPDVGAVWGIEVWSTIKHKNTLKLFLLVTRKIFDVRGGTHDTLILTSAVKDIKIPSSLHVFEDAHIKDWIENKGYRVVACYVPFCIHFRPSYVWTLEGSLGLVAEALKIGSPRLIGKLLLAYGFYAAYSIYQLLK, via the coding sequence ATGGATGGCTCAGTTGACGTTGTGCTGTTAACTAAAAACAGCCAAAGGATGCTAAAAGAATGTGTAGAGTCAATCTATCAGAATGTACCAGTCGGCAAACTTATAGTGGTGGACGGCTACTCAACAGACAAAACCCTTCAAATTCTAAACCAATTCAACAACAAATACCACAACGTAAAAATAATCTTTGACAGCGGCACCCGTGCCACTGCCCGCCAAAAAGGCATAAGTCAAGTAAGTACGGACTGGTTTTTGTTTGTGGACAGCGATGTTGTCCTCTGCAAAGATTGGTATAAAAAAGCGCAAAAATTTGTAACACCTGATGTTGGGGCTGTTTGGGGAATTGAAGTTTGGTCGACAATTAAACACAAAAATACTTTGAAGCTTTTTCTCTTGGTTACACGCAAGATTTTTGATGTTCGAGGCGGTACCCATGACACATTGATTCTAACAAGCGCTGTTAAGGACATTAAGATACCTTCGAGTCTTCATGTTTTTGAAGATGCACACATTAAGGATTGGATAGAGAACAAAGGTTATCGTGTGGTTGCTTGCTACGTGCCGTTCTGCATCCACTTTAGACCTAGTTATGTGTGGACTTTGGAGGGCAGCTTAGGCTTGGTTGCTGAAGCATTAAAGATTGGGAGCCCACGGCTTATTGGCAAATTATTGTTGGCTTACGGTTTCTACGCTGCCTACTCGATTTACCAATTGCTTAAATAA
- a CDS encoding radical SAM protein produces the protein MTSSLGKVASIARRSLAPGKPHHAQWLITRKCNYRCVGCNVWKEQDKNELSTDEVIKGLDILKDVGIVELVISGGDPLLRKDIDEIIEHASKLFVTTVYDNGSMAAKKIDALRKVDFAAISIDSLDEAKNDYIKSVPGAWKSAMNAVEVLKKEGVNVAVTPTISQKNLYEIVDITKYFTGKGILVWYCLYSYDCSADQNQLFRIGKVNDEFVITDTQAMVELCDTLNEMRKKNKRILMTDNLFKALRSLFAEEKRTWKCQALKNFLVVDHLGRIAGCHNVNFAGSIFDLPKKWKSKQFDELRKTYHECTQCNYLCYVCYSLHGSPRGHLSLARDQWKNTKLLFKD, from the coding sequence TTGACTTCAAGTTTAGGTAAAGTTGCATCCATAGCGAGACGTTCACTTGCCCCGGGCAAACCTCATCATGCTCAGTGGTTGATTACTAGGAAATGTAACTATAGGTGTGTTGGCTGTAACGTCTGGAAAGAACAGGACAAAAATGAGCTTTCAACGGATGAGGTGATTAAGGGATTAGACATCTTAAAGGACGTGGGCATAGTTGAGCTTGTAATCTCTGGCGGAGACCCCTTGCTCAGAAAGGATATCGACGAGATAATCGAGCATGCTTCAAAACTGTTTGTAACCACAGTGTATGATAATGGTAGCATGGCTGCAAAAAAAATTGATGCCTTACGAAAAGTTGATTTTGCGGCAATCTCCATTGACAGTCTTGATGAAGCCAAGAACGATTACATTAAATCTGTGCCGGGCGCTTGGAAGAGTGCCATGAATGCCGTGGAAGTTCTTAAGAAAGAAGGAGTTAATGTTGCGGTTACGCCGACGATTTCGCAAAAGAACCTCTATGAAATTGTTGATATCACCAAATATTTTACGGGCAAGGGGATTCTAGTCTGGTACTGCCTTTACTCTTACGACTGTTCTGCAGACCAAAACCAACTATTTCGTATTGGAAAAGTGAATGATGAGTTTGTTATAACAGATACGCAAGCCATGGTAGAACTCTGCGATACGTTAAACGAGATGAGAAAAAAGAATAAGCGAATTCTCATGACAGACAACCTGTTTAAAGCATTAAGAAGCCTTTTTGCTGAGGAAAAAAGAACATGGAAATGCCAAGCGTTAAAAAACTTTTTAGTTGTCGACCACTTGGGCAGAATCGCAGGTTGCCATAACGTCAATTTTGCTGGTTCCATTTTTGATTTGCCAAAGAAATGGAAAAGTAAACAATTCGATGAATTACGAAAGACCTATCATGAGTGTACTCAATGCAATTATTTGTGCTATGTATGCTACTCGTTGCATGGTAGTCCGAGGGGTCACTTGTCATTAGCCAGAGATCAGTGGAAAAACACGAAGTTGCTGTTCAAAGATTAG